The genomic window CTATTATCTCCTCTATGCATTCGTCTTCCGCATCTCTGGCCTCTGCTAATGCCCATTTACAGACTTCAGAACTGCTTCCACATAAAGAATATGAATGTGGCTCCTCCTTTGAATGAACTTTCCGGTGCTTCTTCAGGCCTGAAGCCCACAGAAATGTTTTGTCGCATTGATCACAGGTGTGCAGCTCCTCTACACTGTGGCtgttcatgtgctccttaaggTGTGACGACTGtctgaagctctttccacactgatcacaaatgtacggtttctctccagtgtggatcttctTGTGAACCCTGAGACTCTGTTTGTATGCGAAACTCTTGCCACACTGATC from Garra rufa chromosome 7, GarRuf1.0, whole genome shotgun sequence includes these protein-coding regions:
- the LOC141338695 gene encoding uncharacterized protein; protein product: MRDPEPCRMNHTEEQTDLMEKHHHVKTGEKTRSRISSDKKSFTCRQCGKSLTCKKSLKIHMRIHTGEKPYICDKCGKNFRQQGHLKDHMNVHTVEKLHSCDQCGKSFAYKQSLRVHKKIHTGEKPYICDQCGKSFRQSSHLKEHMNSHSVEELHTCDQCDKTFLWASGLKKHRKVHSKEEPHSYSLCGSSSEVCKWALAEARDAEDECIEEIIVW